One Archangium violaceum genomic window, CAGGGGATGGCGCCGCGTTGACCCACGGCGACCTCTACCTCGACAACATCCTGCTGCGCGACGGCAGACCCTCCTGTCTGCTTGATTTCGAGCACGCCTCGTTCACGGACAGGTTCGCTGATTTCGGGAAGCTTCGTGAGCTGGTGTTCGAGCGCCATCCTGAAATCGAGAGACCTTTCTTCGACGCGTACAGCGCGATACATCCGAAGCACGAAAGCGACGAGGTCCGGATGCGGCTGGGTCTCGGCCTGTACGCCCTGTCGCAGTTGCATTACTTCCACACCTGGCAGCCGGACCTGGTCGGCTTCTACAACAATCGTCTGGGCGAGTGGCTGCGGCTGTCATCGAATGTTCGCAACTCCCCGGCATGAAGCGCACGATGGGGACCCACGTTGAAATGATTCCCGAGGAGCTCGCGCAATGAACATCACGCTCTCACCCCAGGACTATGCCACCGCCTTTCATCTGCTCGCCAAGACAGCCAGACACCACGAGAACATCGGGCAGTGGGTCGAGCGGAATCTCCTCTCCCGCATGCCCGAGCGCCCGTCGCTGCTCGATGTGGGCGCGGGACCGGGCACGGTCGCCCAGCGGCTCGCGCCGCACTTCGGTTCGCTCACCCTGCTCGAGCCCAATCGCAACCAACTCAGCGCCTTCGAGCACCCGGGGGCCCGGCTCTTTCACACGGACCTGGCGGGTTACCAGTCGTCCGAGCAGTATGATCTCGTCCTCTGCTCTCACGTCCTGTACCACGTGCCCCTCGCCGACTGGGGTCGGTTCGTCGACCAGCTGCTCGCGCGCGTACGCCCGGGAGGCTACTGCCTGATTGTCCTCGGTGCCGCCCGCGGACAGAGCTACGAGCTGCATCGCGATTTCACACAGACGGTGATCAGCAGCGAGCAACTCCATGCCGTCCTGAAGGGGAAGCAACTCTCCTACGAAGTCGCCGAGACCCTGAACGGGTTCTCCGCGACCTCCTTCGAGGAGATGTACACGCTCTGCCGCTTCTTCGTGTTCGAGGACTGTTACACGCCGGAGCAGCTCGCCGCATTGAGCGAGGACGAAAAGCGCGCTCTCGATGCCAGGATTCGCGAGCACGCCGAACGCTACCGGGAGCCGGACGGGGTGTACCGCCTGACGCAGGATGAGGATCTGATCCTCATCCCCAAGCCCTAGGCTTCAGCGGACCGAGTCCTCCTACAGCAGCTTGTCGGGGGTGATCGGCAGATTCCGGACGCGTCTTCCCGTCGCGTGGAAGATGGCGTTGGCAATCGCGGCCGCCACGCCAACGATGCCGATTTCCCCCAGCCCCTTGGCACCGAGCGGGTTGACGATCGAATCGTCCTCCTCGACGAAGATGACGTCGATGTCCTGCACATCGGCGCTCACGGGGACGTGGTACTCGGCCAGGTTGTGATTCATGAACCGGCCGAGCTTCTGATCCATGGCCGACTCCTCTTCCAGCGCCATGCCGATTCCCCAGACGACCCCACCGAGGATCTGGCTTCGAGCCGTCTTCGGGTTCAAGACCCGGCCCCCCGCGATGGCGCTGACGACGCGCGTGACCTTCACGGTGCCGAGGTCCTCGTCGACCTTCACCTCCGCGAACACCGCCGAGTGTGTGCACCGGGTGAACTTCGATTGCCTGGGCATGTCGGGCACGGCCAACGTCTCCTCCTCGATGCTGAGGACCTCGCCGTGCCGCATGGCCTCGGTGATCGACACCGCCCGCGACGGCTCCCCGGTCAGCCGGATGTGCCCCTCGACGAACGACACCTCGTCCAGGCTCGCCTTCGCGAGCGGCGAGCCACGCACCTTCCGGGCGAGCTGGAACAACCGCTCGCGCACCTTCTCGCAAGCCGCCTTCACCGCGGAGCCGACGGACGACACGGTCCACGAACCGCCTTCGACGGGTGATCTGGGCAGTGAGGAATCACCGAGCTTGAACGTCACATCCCCTACCGGCAGGCCGAGCGTATCCGCGGCGATCTGGGTCATGACGGTATAGGTCCCGGTCCCGATGTCGGCGGTGGCACTGCTGACGGTGAGCTTGCCGTCGATGCTCAAAACGGCCTTCGCGCTGGCCTGCTGCTGCATCGCTTCCCAGATGCCGGTGGCCAGGCCCCAGCCAATGAGTTGCTTGCCATCGCGCATCGAGCGCGGGGCATGAGTGCGCCTGGCCCATCCGAACCGCTCGGCGCCCTGCCGATAGCAGGCACGCAACTCCTTGCTCGAGAAGGGCTTGTCCTGGTTCTGATCCCGCTCGGCGTAGTTCTTCAGCCGCAACTCGAGTGGATCGATCCCCACCTTGTAGGCCAGCTCGTCCATCGCGCATTCCAGCGCGTAGACGCCCAGGGCCGCGCCCGGCGCGCGCATGTCGATGGGCGTATAGGTGTCCAGTTGAACGAGCTTGTAATCGAGCCGCACGTTGTCGCACTGGTAGAGCAGGCCCGACCAGTTGACGACGATCTCGATGTAATCCTCGAAGCGCGAGGTCTCGGAGAGGGCCTCGTGGACGAGGGCCTCGAGCGTTCCATCGGACGACGCGCCGAGCGCCACCCGCTGCACTGTCGTGGGGCGGTGGCCGAAGGTGAACATCTGCTGGCGCGTCAGCGGCACCCGGATCGAGCGCTTCAGCTCGCGCGCCGCCATCACCGCCAGGAACAGTTGATATTGCGGACGCAAGCCCGAGCCGAAGGCGCCGCCGACGAAGGGAGAGCGCACGCGCACCTCTTCCGGCGAGAGGTGGAACACCTTCGAGATGTACTGCTGGCAGTTCTGCACGCCCTGGGTCTTGTCGTAGACGGTGAGCGTGCCGTCGGTCTCGTAGATGACCGTGGTGGCGTGCATCTCCATGGGGTTGTGGTGCTCGACGGGCGACGAATACTCCGCATCGACCCGCGCGGCGGCCCTGGCGAGGACCTTGTCGGCATGGCCCCTCGGCTTCGGTGGCGGTTCGTACCCGCCTTTTCCCTCGCGCGGCTCGTAGGCCTTCTCACGACGGGCTCGCAGGTCCGTGTCGGGCGAATGGGATTCATACTCGACCCGGACGAGCGACGCGGCGTAGCGGGCGCCCTCGAGCGTCTCGGCGACGACCAGCGCGATGGGCTGCCCGCTGTAGACGATCTTGTCGTCGTAGAGCGGCCGGAAGGGCGAGCCGGAGGGTGCGTCCTCGTCACGGTAGCTGCGGTCGAACCAGGCGAGCCGTGGCCGGTTCTCGTGCGTGAAGATGTGGAGCACGCCAGGGTGCGAGAGGGCCTCACGCGTGTCGATCTTCTTGATCCGCCCCTTGGCGATCGCGCCCGACACGACGGAGCCGTAGAGGAGACCGGGGACGTTGAACTCCGCGGCGTACTTCGCCTCGCCCGTCACCTTGAGGCGGCCGTCGACGCGGTTGATGGGCTTTCCGAGCAGGGTCGATGTCGTCGTCATGAGGGCTGCTCCATCCCGGCGGCCTGTTCCAGGGCGCGAACCACGGCCCGCTTCGCCATTTCGATCTTGAAGGTGTTGTGACCAAAGCCCTTCGCGTCACGGACGATCGCCTCCGCCACCGAGCGGAAGTTCTCCACGGTGGCGGGCCTGTCGCTCAGCAGTGCTTCGGCCTGTGTATCGCGCCACGGCATGTGGGCCACGCCGCCGAGCGCGAGCCGGGCCTCCCGGATGTGGCCTCCGTCCATGTCGAGCGCGGCGGCAACCGATACGAGCGCGAAGGCATAGGACTGACGGTCCCGGATCTTCAGGTAGGTGTAGTGCCTGGCGAAGCCCTTCGCGGGCAGTTCCACCGCGGTGATGATCTCATCGGGCCGCAGGTTCGTATCGAACTCTGGAGTATCTCCGGGCAGGCGGTGGAACTCCGCGATGGGGATGGTGCGCTCGCCCTGGGGCCCGGTGACCCGGATGACCGCCGTGAGCGCCGCGAGCGCCACACACATGTCCGACGGATGGGTGGCGATGCACTTGTCGCTCGTGCCGAGGATCGCATGGTTGCGATTGAAGCCGCCGATCGCGCCACAACCCGAGCCGGGTTCTCGTTTGTTGCAGGGGGTGGCCGTGTCGTAGAAGTAATAACAGCGCGTGCGCTGGAGCAGGTTGCCGCCCGTGGTCGCCATGTTGCGCAGCTGTGCGGAAGCGCCGGCCAGGATCGCCTTCGAGAGCAAGGGGTAGCACTGTTCGACCCGTTCGTCGTAGGCGACGTCCGCATTCGTGACGAGCGCGCCGATTCGCAGGCCGCCGTCCCCGGACTCCTCGATCTTGCCCAGGGGCAGACGCGTGATGTCGATCAGGTGGCTCGGGCGTGAGACGTTCTCCTTCATCAGGTCGAGGATGTTGGTGCCACCCGCGATGAACCGGGCCCTGTCATTCCTGGCGATCGCGCTCACGGCGCCCGCGACGTTCTCGGCCCGCTCGAAAGAAAAGGGATTCATTGCTCGGCGCCCCCTTCACGCTCCCGCCTCACCTTCTCGATGGCCGTGAGGATGTTGGGGTAGGCGCCACAACGGCAGAGGTTGCCGCTCATCGACTCGCGGATGTCATCCAGCGTCTTCGCCTTGCCCTCATTGAGCAACCCGAGGGCGGAGCAGAGCTGGCCGGGAGTGCAGTAGCCACACTGGAAGGCGTCGTGTTCGATGAAGGCCTCCTGGAGCGGGTGGAGCGTCTCACCCGCGGCGAGCCCTTCGACGGTCATCACCTCCGCGCCATCCTTCATGACGGCCAACGTCAGACATGAATTGATACGCTTGCCGTTGACGAGGACGGTACAGGCCCCGCACTGGCCGTGGTCGCAGCCCTTCTTCGTGCCAGTCAGGTCGAGGGACTCGCGCAGCAGGTCGAGCAGGGTCGTCCAGGGCGCGACTTCCATCCGTTTCTCCACACCGTTGACCTTGAGGGAGACCTGATGGGTCGAGGGCAGCTCCGCCGGAGACGCGCGATCGGTCAGGTCCTTGGCTGAAGTACTCATGTGAACACCTTCGTGGTTTGACGCCCGGGAACGCCAATCTCCATCGGCGCGAGCACGACGGCTGACCAAAGATCGTCACGGTATCGAGTAGTCGATACCTGGCCCGCCGACGGGCGCTCGCATGTGGAATAGAAGAAAGGAAGCCACGGACCTGTCCGACAGTCGGACAAGTCGGCGAAGATCGAGCCCGGAGGGTCTCCCG contains:
- a CDS encoding class I SAM-dependent methyltransferase; its protein translation is MNITLSPQDYATAFHLLAKTARHHENIGQWVERNLLSRMPERPSLLDVGAGPGTVAQRLAPHFGSLTLLEPNRNQLSAFEHPGARLFHTDLAGYQSSEQYDLVLCSHVLYHVPLADWGRFVDQLLARVRPGGYCLIVLGAARGQSYELHRDFTQTVISSEQLHAVLKGKQLSYEVAETLNGFSATSFEEMYTLCRFFVFEDCYTPEQLAALSEDEKRALDARIREHAERYREPDGVYRLTQDEDLILIPKP
- a CDS encoding xanthine dehydrogenase family protein molybdopterin-binding subunit, with translation MTTTSTLLGKPINRVDGRLKVTGEAKYAAEFNVPGLLYGSVVSGAIAKGRIKKIDTREALSHPGVLHIFTHENRPRLAWFDRSYRDEDAPSGSPFRPLYDDKIVYSGQPIALVVAETLEGARYAASLVRVEYESHSPDTDLRARREKAYEPREGKGGYEPPPKPRGHADKVLARAAARVDAEYSSPVEHHNPMEMHATTVIYETDGTLTVYDKTQGVQNCQQYISKVFHLSPEEVRVRSPFVGGAFGSGLRPQYQLFLAVMAARELKRSIRVPLTRQQMFTFGHRPTTVQRVALGASSDGTLEALVHEALSETSRFEDYIEIVVNWSGLLYQCDNVRLDYKLVQLDTYTPIDMRAPGAALGVYALECAMDELAYKVGIDPLELRLKNYAERDQNQDKPFSSKELRACYRQGAERFGWARRTHAPRSMRDGKQLIGWGLATGIWEAMQQQASAKAVLSIDGKLTVSSATADIGTGTYTVMTQIAADTLGLPVGDVTFKLGDSSLPRSPVEGGSWTVSSVGSAVKAACEKVRERLFQLARKVRGSPLAKASLDEVSFVEGHIRLTGEPSRAVSITEAMRHGEVLSIEEETLAVPDMPRQSKFTRCTHSAVFAEVKVDEDLGTVKVTRVVSAIAGGRVLNPKTARSQILGGVVWGIGMALEEESAMDQKLGRFMNHNLAEYHVPVSADVQDIDVIFVEEDDSIVNPLGAKGLGEIGIVGVAAAIANAIFHATGRRVRNLPITPDKLL
- a CDS encoding FAD binding domain-containing protein gives rise to the protein MNPFSFERAENVAGAVSAIARNDRARFIAGGTNILDLMKENVSRPSHLIDITRLPLGKIEESGDGGLRIGALVTNADVAYDERVEQCYPLLSKAILAGASAQLRNMATTGGNLLQRTRCYYFYDTATPCNKREPGSGCGAIGGFNRNHAILGTSDKCIATHPSDMCVALAALTAVIRVTGPQGERTIPIAEFHRLPGDTPEFDTNLRPDEIITAVELPAKGFARHYTYLKIRDRQSYAFALVSVAAALDMDGGHIREARLALGGVAHMPWRDTQAEALLSDRPATVENFRSVAEAIVRDAKGFGHNTFKIEMAKRAVVRALEQAAGMEQPS
- a CDS encoding (2Fe-2S)-binding protein — its product is MSTSAKDLTDRASPAELPSTHQVSLKVNGVEKRMEVAPWTTLLDLLRESLDLTGTKKGCDHGQCGACTVLVNGKRINSCLTLAVMKDGAEVMTVEGLAAGETLHPLQEAFIEHDAFQCGYCTPGQLCSALGLLNEGKAKTLDDIRESMSGNLCRCGAYPNILTAIEKVRREREGGAEQ